Proteins encoded within one genomic window of Cellulomonas flavigena DSM 20109:
- a CDS encoding FAD-dependent monooxygenase, which yields MAPTAAPPSAAVVGAGIGGLAAAVALRRAGWEVTVHEQAPALRALGAGIVLSPNAVHALDALGLHDALRDHAALLATSAIRRPDGRTLATLDGARVATRHGAPLLAVGRAELHTLLADALEPGVVRCGSQVADAAALTSTHDLVVAADGLRSPTRTAGWPAASAPVYAGYTAWRALVRTDVPVTGASETWGHRERFGVVPVGDGRLYLFATATVPQGTHAPDGATELAELRRRFGRWHAPVPALLDAVDPATVLRHDVHALPRVPATLHRGNLVLVGDAAHAMEPNLGQGAGLALEDAVALADELARGGATTDALARWDAARRPRAARLLALSARLGRVTQHVGPVAGALRDAAVRATPAAFALRGTDRTMGWRPQAR from the coding sequence ATGGCACCGACCGCAGCGCCCCCGTCCGCCGCCGTCGTCGGTGCCGGCATCGGCGGCCTGGCCGCGGCCGTCGCGCTGCGCCGCGCCGGGTGGGAGGTGACGGTCCACGAGCAGGCGCCGGCGCTGCGCGCGCTCGGCGCCGGGATCGTCCTGTCCCCCAACGCGGTCCACGCGCTCGACGCCCTCGGCCTGCACGACGCGCTCCGCGACCACGCCGCCCTGCTCGCCACCTCCGCGATCCGCCGGCCGGACGGGCGCACGCTCGCGACGCTCGACGGCGCGCGGGTCGCCACCCGGCACGGCGCTCCCCTCCTGGCCGTCGGCCGCGCCGAGCTGCACACGCTGCTCGCCGACGCCCTCGAGCCGGGCGTCGTGCGGTGCGGCTCGCAGGTCGCGGACGCCGCAGCGCTGACCAGCACCCACGACCTCGTCGTCGCCGCCGACGGCCTCCGCTCGCCGACACGCACCGCGGGGTGGCCCGCCGCTTCGGCTCCCGTGTACGCCGGTTACACCGCCTGGCGCGCGCTCGTCCGCACGGACGTGCCGGTCACCGGCGCGTCCGAGACGTGGGGGCACAGGGAGCGGTTCGGCGTCGTCCCCGTCGGCGACGGGCGGCTGTACCTGTTCGCGACGGCGACCGTGCCGCAGGGCACGCACGCACCCGACGGCGCGACCGAGCTCGCCGAGCTGCGGCGCCGGTTCGGGCGCTGGCACGCACCGGTCCCCGCACTCCTCGACGCCGTCGACCCCGCCACCGTGCTGCGTCACGACGTGCACGCGTTGCCACGGGTCCCCGCGACCCTGCACCGCGGGAACCTCGTGCTCGTCGGCGACGCCGCCCACGCCATGGAGCCCAACCTCGGCCAGGGCGCGGGCCTCGCGCTCGAGGACGCGGTCGCCCTGGCGGACGAGCTCGCGCGCGGCGGTGCGACCACCGACGCGCTCGCACGCTGGGACGCGGCGCGACGGCCCCGGGCCGCCCGCCTGCTGGCCTTGTCGGCGCGGCTCGGGCGCGTCACCCAGCACGTCGGCCCCGTCGCGGGCGCGCTGCGCGACGCAGCCGTCCGCGCGACGCCCGCCGCGTTCGCGCTGCGGGGCACGGACCGGACGATGGGTTGGCGGCCGCAGGCCCGGTGA
- a CDS encoding DUF4253 domain-containing protein has product MGWWSNLFGRTPERGPAPGAAARADAADVAATHVAATHMAATVREPGERPPTRVLGVTSSGVEVRGFDAPAGELVAWWHRLRAEHATTGLWPVLLGADAPTDMTSALTPEDDYDDADALRRATAMTLRELQELRAERLARWREADSEDEDERPGDSAPHTVEHREPVVTVAEEDGVIALVPAAHGWQVPVILGWQGGVNYELEPVDHGVVLRDWHERYGAELVAMSGDQVLELLVDRPPTTPAEALAVAREQYDYCGDVVDQGVGTIEALAREQAGSASWYFWWD; this is encoded by the coding sequence ATGGGCTGGTGGAGCAACCTCTTCGGCAGGACCCCGGAGCGTGGGCCCGCACCGGGCGCGGCCGCGCGTGCCGACGCGGCCGACGTGGCGGCGACCCACGTGGCGGCGACCCACATGGCAGCGACCGTGCGGGAGCCCGGTGAGCGGCCGCCCACCCGCGTCCTGGGCGTCACGTCCTCGGGTGTCGAGGTGCGCGGGTTCGACGCGCCGGCCGGCGAGCTCGTCGCGTGGTGGCACCGCCTGCGTGCCGAGCACGCGACCACGGGCCTGTGGCCCGTCCTGCTGGGTGCCGACGCCCCGACCGACATGACGTCGGCGCTCACGCCGGAGGACGACTACGACGACGCCGACGCGCTACGGCGCGCGACCGCGATGACGCTCCGCGAGCTCCAGGAGCTGCGGGCGGAGCGCCTCGCGCGCTGGCGCGAGGCGGACTCGGAGGACGAGGATGAGCGGCCCGGCGACAGCGCGCCGCACACGGTCGAGCACCGGGAGCCCGTCGTCACCGTCGCCGAGGAGGACGGCGTCATCGCGCTCGTCCCCGCTGCCCACGGCTGGCAGGTGCCGGTGATCCTCGGCTGGCAGGGGGGCGTGAACTATGAGCTCGAGCCCGTCGACCACGGCGTCGTGCTGCGCGACTGGCACGAGCGCTACGGCGCCGAGCTGGTCGCGATGAGCGGTGACCAGGTGCTCGAGCTGCTCGTGGACCGGCCCCCGACGACGCCCGCCGAGGCGCTCGCCGTGGCGCGCGAGCAGTACGACTACTGCGGCGA